From Lawsonia intracellularis PHE/MN1-00, the proteins below share one genomic window:
- the queD gene encoding 6-carboxytetrahydropterin synthase QueD gives MSKPTWHLTVRSEFCAAHALRHYKGKCERLHGHNYGIKIIVGGHELTSDTELLIDFTELKAILKDVLEPLDHRYLNNIPPFDQINPSAENLARYIWQNVKKRLPPNVYMVQATVAERNVQSATYME, from the coding sequence ATGTCAAAACCAACTTGGCACCTAACCGTACGTTCAGAATTTTGTGCAGCTCATGCATTACGTCATTATAAAGGGAAATGTGAACGGCTACATGGTCATAACTATGGTATTAAAATTATTGTAGGAGGACATGAGCTTACTTCTGACACAGAGCTTCTTATTGACTTTACAGAGCTTAAAGCAATACTTAAAGATGTACTTGAACCTTTAGATCATAGATATCTCAATAATATTCCTCCCTTTGATCAAATAAACCCATCAGCAGAAAACCTTGCTAGATATATTTGGCAAAATGTTAAAAAACGTCTCCCACCAAACGTCTATATGGTTCAAGCTACTGTTGCTGAACGTAATGTCCAATCTGCAACGTATATGGAATAA
- a CDS encoding FmdB family zinc ribbon protein, whose translation MPLYDFICIQCGHPFEEVTHFESISLSCPNCSSQNTQRILSAANIKRVTISDSDCKSHFSPNSIGGCGREGCGSRDFPCGAN comes from the coding sequence ATGCCATTATATGATTTCATTTGTATCCAATGTGGACACCCATTTGAAGAGGTAACACATTTTGAATCTATTTCTTTATCATGTCCTAACTGTAGTAGTCAGAATACACAACGGATTCTTTCAGCTGCTAATATAAAAAGAGTTACTATATCTGACTCAGACTGCAAGTCTCATTTTTCACCAAACTCTATAGGTGGTTGTGGTAGAGAAGGGTGTGGTTCTAGAGACTTTCCTTGTGGAGCAAATTGA